The following are encoded in a window of Myxocyprinus asiaticus isolate MX2 ecotype Aquarium Trade chromosome 17, UBuf_Myxa_2, whole genome shotgun sequence genomic DNA:
- the LOC127455343 gene encoding dnaJ homolog subfamily C member 27-like isoform X4, with amino-acid sequence MDTNVQKRRENKKSLRVKVISLGNAEVGKSCIIKRYCEKRFVPKYLATIGIDYGVTKVQVRDREIKVNIFDMAGHPFFYEVRNEFYKDSQGVILVYDVGLRESFDALDSWLTEMKQEMGSQANMENIIFIVCANKVDLTKRRVVDESEGRLWAESRGFHYFETSAQSGEGINEMFQAFFSSITDMCENGGKRPTPEGNVGFTKEQADIIRRIRNSKDSWDMLGVKPGATREEVNKAYRKLAVLLHPDKCVAPGSEDAFKAVVNARTSLLKNINPIGVQMKDH; translated from the exons ATGGACACGAATGTTCAGAAGAGACGAGAAAACAAGAAGTCGTTACGGGTTAAGGTCATCAGTCTGGGGAATGCAGAAGTGGGGAAG agTTGCATTATTAAACGGTACTGTGAGAAGCGATTTGTGCCCAAGTATCTGGCCACTATTGGTATAGATTATGGAGTAACCAA GGTTCAGGTTCGGGACAGGGAGATAAAAGTCAACATATTTGATATGGCTGGACATCCATTCTTCTATGAG GTACGTAATGAGTTCTATAAAGACTCTCAAGGGGTGATTCTGGTCTATGATGTTGGTCTGAGGGAAAGTTTTGATGCTCTGGATAGCTGGCTTACAGAGATGAAGCAGGAGATGGGTTCACAGGCCAACATGGAGAACATCATCTTCATCGTATGTGCCAACAAG GTTGACCTGACGAAAAGAAGAGTGGTAGATGAGAGTGAGGGGAGACTTTGGGCTGAAAGCAGAGGGTTTCATTACTTTGAGACTTCTGCCCAGAGCGGTGAAGGCATCAATGAAATGTTTCAG GCCTTTTTCTCTTCCATAACTGACATGTGTGAGAATGGAGGGAAGCGCCCCACTCCAGAGGGCAACGTAGGTTTTACCAAAGAGCAGGCTGACATTATCCGACGCATTCGCAACAGCAAAGACAGCTGGGACATGCTGGGAGTTAAACCTGGGGCCACAAG GGAGGAAGTCAACAAGGCATACAGGAAGTTGGCTGTACTGTTGCATCCAGACAAATGTGTGGCTCCAGGCAGCGAGGATGCCTTTAAAGCAGTGGTTAATGCTCGCACTTCCCTGCTCAAGAATATAAA tcccATAGGAGTACAGATGAAAGACCACTAA
- the LOC127455343 gene encoding dnaJ homolog subfamily C member 27-like isoform X3 yields MDTNVQKRRENKKSLRVKVISLGNAEVGKSCIIKRYCEKRFVPKYLATIGIDYGVTKVQVRDREIKVNIFDMAGHPFFYEVRNEFYKDSQGVILVYDVGLRESFDALDSWLTEMKQEMGSQANMENIIFIVCANKVDLTKRRVVDESEGRLWAESRGFHYFETSAQSGEGINEMFQAFFSSITDMCENGGKRPTPEGNVGFTKEQADIIRRIRNSKDSWDMLGVKPGATSINTGVKGGTIVMCLPGVITLTHTPQHQSPSAKSRRDCYFINNRISYSASLSVII; encoded by the exons ATGGACACGAATGTTCAGAAGAGACGAGAAAACAAGAAGTCGTTACGGGTTAAGGTCATCAGTCTGGGGAATGCAGAAGTGGGGAAG agTTGCATTATTAAACGGTACTGTGAGAAGCGATTTGTGCCCAAGTATCTGGCCACTATTGGTATAGATTATGGAGTAACCAA GGTTCAGGTTCGGGACAGGGAGATAAAAGTCAACATATTTGATATGGCTGGACATCCATTCTTCTATGAG GTACGTAATGAGTTCTATAAAGACTCTCAAGGGGTGATTCTGGTCTATGATGTTGGTCTGAGGGAAAGTTTTGATGCTCTGGATAGCTGGCTTACAGAGATGAAGCAGGAGATGGGTTCACAGGCCAACATGGAGAACATCATCTTCATCGTATGTGCCAACAAG GTTGACCTGACGAAAAGAAGAGTGGTAGATGAGAGTGAGGGGAGACTTTGGGCTGAAAGCAGAGGGTTTCATTACTTTGAGACTTCTGCCCAGAGCGGTGAAGGCATCAATGAAATGTTTCAG GCCTTTTTCTCTTCCATAACTGACATGTGTGAGAATGGAGGGAAGCGCCCCACTCCAGAGGGCAACGTAGGTTTTACCAAAGAGCAGGCTGACATTATCCGACGCATTCGCAACAGCAAAGACAGCTGGGACATGCTGGGAGTTAAACCTGGGGCCACAAG cataaacactggtgtgaagggcggaaccattgtaatgtgtctgcccggagtcattacactgacgcacacgccACAGCACCAGAGTCCTTCTGCCAag AGCCGCAGAGATtgttatttcataaataatagaatctcttacagtgcttccctgtcagtgataatatga
- the LOC127455343 gene encoding dnaJ homolog subfamily C member 27-like isoform X5, with translation MDTNVQKRRENKKSLRVKVISLGNAEVGKSCIIKRYCEKRFVPKYLATIGIDYGVTKVQVRDREIKVNIFDMAGHPFFYEVRNEFYKDSQGVILVYDVGLRESFDALDSWLTEMKQEMGSQANMENIIFIVCANKVDLTKRRVVDESEGRLWAESRGFHYFETSAQSGEGINEMFQAFFSSITDMCENGGKRPTPEGNVGFTKEQADIIRRIRNSKDSWDMLGVKPGATRY, from the exons ATGGACACGAATGTTCAGAAGAGACGAGAAAACAAGAAGTCGTTACGGGTTAAGGTCATCAGTCTGGGGAATGCAGAAGTGGGGAAG agTTGCATTATTAAACGGTACTGTGAGAAGCGATTTGTGCCCAAGTATCTGGCCACTATTGGTATAGATTATGGAGTAACCAA GGTTCAGGTTCGGGACAGGGAGATAAAAGTCAACATATTTGATATGGCTGGACATCCATTCTTCTATGAG GTACGTAATGAGTTCTATAAAGACTCTCAAGGGGTGATTCTGGTCTATGATGTTGGTCTGAGGGAAAGTTTTGATGCTCTGGATAGCTGGCTTACAGAGATGAAGCAGGAGATGGGTTCACAGGCCAACATGGAGAACATCATCTTCATCGTATGTGCCAACAAG GTTGACCTGACGAAAAGAAGAGTGGTAGATGAGAGTGAGGGGAGACTTTGGGCTGAAAGCAGAGGGTTTCATTACTTTGAGACTTCTGCCCAGAGCGGTGAAGGCATCAATGAAATGTTTCAG GCCTTTTTCTCTTCCATAACTGACATGTGTGAGAATGGAGGGAAGCGCCCCACTCCAGAGGGCAACGTAGGTTTTACCAAAGAGCAGGCTGACATTATCCGACGCATTCGCAACAGCAAAGACAGCTGGGACATGCTGGGAGTTAAACCTGGGGCCACAAG ATattga
- the LOC127455343 gene encoding dnaJ homolog subfamily C member 27-like isoform X1, translating to MDTNVQKRRENKKSLRVKVISLGNAEVGKSCIIKRYCEKRFVPKYLATIGIDYGVTKVQVRDREIKVNIFDMAGHPFFYEVRNEFYKDSQGVILVYDVGLRESFDALDSWLTEMKQEMGSQANMENIIFIVCANKVDLTKRRVVDESEGRLWAESRGFHYFETSAQSGEGINEMFQAFFSSITDMCENGGKRPTPEGNVGFTKEQADIIRRIRNSKDSWDMLGVKPGATSINTGVKGGTIVMCLPGVITLTHTPQHQSPSAKGGSQQGIQEVGCTVASRQMCGSRQRGCL from the exons ATGGACACGAATGTTCAGAAGAGACGAGAAAACAAGAAGTCGTTACGGGTTAAGGTCATCAGTCTGGGGAATGCAGAAGTGGGGAAG agTTGCATTATTAAACGGTACTGTGAGAAGCGATTTGTGCCCAAGTATCTGGCCACTATTGGTATAGATTATGGAGTAACCAA GGTTCAGGTTCGGGACAGGGAGATAAAAGTCAACATATTTGATATGGCTGGACATCCATTCTTCTATGAG GTACGTAATGAGTTCTATAAAGACTCTCAAGGGGTGATTCTGGTCTATGATGTTGGTCTGAGGGAAAGTTTTGATGCTCTGGATAGCTGGCTTACAGAGATGAAGCAGGAGATGGGTTCACAGGCCAACATGGAGAACATCATCTTCATCGTATGTGCCAACAAG GTTGACCTGACGAAAAGAAGAGTGGTAGATGAGAGTGAGGGGAGACTTTGGGCTGAAAGCAGAGGGTTTCATTACTTTGAGACTTCTGCCCAGAGCGGTGAAGGCATCAATGAAATGTTTCAG GCCTTTTTCTCTTCCATAACTGACATGTGTGAGAATGGAGGGAAGCGCCCCACTCCAGAGGGCAACGTAGGTTTTACCAAAGAGCAGGCTGACATTATCCGACGCATTCGCAACAGCAAAGACAGCTGGGACATGCTGGGAGTTAAACCTGGGGCCACAAG cataaacactggtgtgaagggcggaaccattgtaatgtgtctgcccggagtcattacactgacgcacacgccACAGCACCAGAGTCCTTCTGCCAag GGAGGAAGTCAACAAGGCATACAGGAAGTTGGCTGTACTGTTGCATCCAGACAAATGTGTGGCTCCAGGCAGCGAGGATGCCTTTAA
- the LOC127455343 gene encoding dnaJ homolog subfamily C member 27-like isoform X2, with translation MDTNVQKRRENKKSLRVKVISLGNAEVGKSCIIKRYCEKRFVPKYLATIGIDYGVTKVQVRDREIKVNIFDMAGHPFFYEVRNEFYKDSQGVILVYDVGLRESFDALDSWLTEMKQEMGSQANMENIIFIVDLTKRRVVDESEGRLWAESRGFHYFETSAQSGEGINEMFQAFFSSITDMCENGGKRPTPEGNVGFTKEQADIIRRIRNSKDSWDMLGVKPGATSINTGVKGGTIVMCLPGVITLTHTPQHQSPSAKGGSQQGIQEVGCTVASRQMCGSRQRGCL, from the exons ATGGACACGAATGTTCAGAAGAGACGAGAAAACAAGAAGTCGTTACGGGTTAAGGTCATCAGTCTGGGGAATGCAGAAGTGGGGAAG agTTGCATTATTAAACGGTACTGTGAGAAGCGATTTGTGCCCAAGTATCTGGCCACTATTGGTATAGATTATGGAGTAACCAA GGTTCAGGTTCGGGACAGGGAGATAAAAGTCAACATATTTGATATGGCTGGACATCCATTCTTCTATGAG GTACGTAATGAGTTCTATAAAGACTCTCAAGGGGTGATTCTGGTCTATGATGTTGGTCTGAGGGAAAGTTTTGATGCTCTGGATAGCTGGCTTACAGAGATGAAGCAGGAGATGGGTTCACAGGCCAACATGGAGAACATCATCTTCATC GTTGACCTGACGAAAAGAAGAGTGGTAGATGAGAGTGAGGGGAGACTTTGGGCTGAAAGCAGAGGGTTTCATTACTTTGAGACTTCTGCCCAGAGCGGTGAAGGCATCAATGAAATGTTTCAG GCCTTTTTCTCTTCCATAACTGACATGTGTGAGAATGGAGGGAAGCGCCCCACTCCAGAGGGCAACGTAGGTTTTACCAAAGAGCAGGCTGACATTATCCGACGCATTCGCAACAGCAAAGACAGCTGGGACATGCTGGGAGTTAAACCTGGGGCCACAAG cataaacactggtgtgaagggcggaaccattgtaatgtgtctgcccggagtcattacactgacgcacacgccACAGCACCAGAGTCCTTCTGCCAag GGAGGAAGTCAACAAGGCATACAGGAAGTTGGCTGTACTGTTGCATCCAGACAAATGTGTGGCTCCAGGCAGCGAGGATGCCTTTAA